The following coding sequences are from one Chelonoidis abingdonii isolate Lonesome George chromosome 4, CheloAbing_2.0, whole genome shotgun sequence window:
- the LOC116834593 gene encoding large ribosomal subunit protein uL15 translates to MPSRLRKTRKLRGHVSHGHGRIGKHRKHPGGRGNAGGMHHHRINFDKYHPGYFGKVGMRHYHLKKNQNFCPTVNLDKLWTLVSEQTRLNYAKNQAGLAPVIDVVRSGYYKVLGKGKLPKQPVIVKAKFFSRKAEEKIKEVGGACVLVA, encoded by the exons ATG cctTCCAGACTAAGGAAGACCAGGAAGCTGAGAGGACATGTTAGCCACGGCCATGGCCGTATTG GCAAACACAGAAAGCATCCTGGTGGCCGTGGAAATGCTGGGGGTATGCACCACCACAGAATTAACTTTGACAAATA TCATCCTggttattttgggaaagttggTATGAGACACTACCATTTGAAGAAGAACCAGAACTTCTGTCCTACTGTCAACTTGGATAAATTGTGGACACTTGTTAGTGAGCAGACAAGACTCAACTATGCAAAAAACCAGGCTGGATTAGCACCTGTCATTGATGTTGTACGCTCG GGTTATTACAAAGTCCTGGGCAAGGGGAAGCTGCCCAAACAACCTGTAATTGTGAAAGCAAAATTCTTCAGCAGGAAAGCAGAGGAGAAGATCAAAGAAGTTGGTGGAGCATGTGTGCTTGTGGCAtaa